In Fundidesulfovibrio magnetotacticus, a genomic segment contains:
- a CDS encoding C-GCAxxG-C-C family protein, protein MPIDRRLFLACAAGAGAGLAAGLALPALKRQPPPPAPDMDPGPYARQRFLDHWNCTQAVMESLAGPGGLSPEHARLVSTPFAAGMWGGLTCGAVTGALMALGLRLGRAEDADGPGTDRCKAAARALLANLGASHGRLDCSALLGVDMATDEGIALAASRGLFKSRCPVLVESCAREAWKLLA, encoded by the coding sequence GTGCCCATCGACCGCCGCCTCTTCCTGGCCTGCGCCGCCGGCGCGGGCGCGGGCCTGGCTGCCGGGCTGGCCCTGCCCGCCCTGAAACGCCAGCCGCCGCCCCCCGCCCCGGACATGGACCCCGGACCCTACGCACGCCAACGCTTCCTGGACCACTGGAACTGCACCCAGGCCGTGATGGAATCCCTTGCCGGACCGGGAGGGCTCTCCCCGGAACATGCCCGGCTGGTCTCCACGCCCTTCGCGGCGGGCATGTGGGGCGGGCTCACCTGCGGGGCCGTCACCGGGGCGCTCATGGCCCTGGGCCTGCGCCTGGGCCGCGCCGAAGACGCGGACGGGCCCGGAACCGACCGTTGCAAGGCGGCCGCCCGCGCGCTCCTGGCCAACCTGGGCGCGAGCCACGGCCGACTGGACTGCTCCGCGCTTCTGGGCGTGGACATGGCCACGGACGAAGGCATCGCCCTGGCCGCGTCCCGGGGCCTGTTCAAAAGCCGCTGCCCGGTGCTGGTGGAATCCTGCGCACGGGAGGCCTGGAAACTCCTGGCCTGA
- a CDS encoding HD domain-containing phosphohydrolase translates to MGSDHPLSRRILVADDEAVNLKVLAAFVRDFGHEAVLAGSGDEALARFDPTIDLALLDVLMPGIDGFEVVRRIRRDPLLKDIPVIMVTALTGREERLAAVEAGANDFIAKPIDKTELKVRMASLLRMKQSQDELKRYQATLEDMVSQRTVALSLALENVQQMQRSVEASQRETIFRLAAAAEYKDDNTASHIRRMSEYSALLGGLAGLGKHEVEVLRHASPMHDVGKMGIPDSILIKPARLTPEEWEIMKTHTLIGRRILQNSDSELLQAAEVIAISHHERWDGTGYPHGVAGPSIPIFGRICAVADVFDALTTPRPYKEAFPNEKALAIMREEQEKGRHFDPALFALFLDNLDGFLNIQAEFQD, encoded by the coding sequence ATGGGCAGCGATCATCCACTCTCCCGACGCATCCTCGTTGCCGACGACGAAGCCGTGAACCTCAAGGTCCTCGCCGCCTTCGTGCGCGACTTCGGCCACGAGGCCGTCCTGGCCGGGTCCGGCGACGAGGCCCTGGCCCGCTTCGACCCCACCATCGACCTTGCCCTGCTCGACGTGCTCATGCCCGGCATTGACGGCTTCGAGGTGGTGCGCCGCATCCGGCGCGATCCCCTGCTCAAGGACATCCCCGTGATCATGGTCACGGCCCTCACCGGGCGCGAGGAGCGCCTGGCAGCCGTGGAGGCCGGGGCCAACGACTTCATCGCCAAGCCCATCGACAAGACCGAACTCAAGGTGCGCATGGCCTCGCTGTTGCGCATGAAGCAGTCCCAGGACGAGCTCAAGCGCTACCAGGCCACCCTGGAGGACATGGTGAGCCAGCGCACCGTGGCCCTGAGCCTCGCCCTGGAGAACGTGCAGCAGATGCAGCGCTCCGTGGAGGCCTCCCAGCGCGAGACCATCTTCCGCCTGGCCGCCGCCGCAGAATACAAGGACGACAACACCGCCAGCCACATCCGCCGCATGAGCGAATATTCCGCCCTCCTGGGCGGCCTGGCGGGTCTGGGCAAGCACGAAGTGGAAGTGCTGCGCCACGCCAGCCCCATGCACGACGTGGGCAAGATGGGCATCCCGGACTCCATCCTGATAAAGCCCGCGCGGCTCACGCCCGAGGAGTGGGAGATCATGAAGACCCACACCCTCATCGGGCGGCGCATCCTCCAGAATTCCGACTCCGAACTGCTCCAGGCCGCCGAGGTGATCGCCATCTCCCACCACGAGCGCTGGGACGGCACGGGCTACCCCCACGGCGTGGCCGGACCTTCCATCCCCATCTTCGGACGCATCTGCGCCGTGGCCGACGTGTTCGACGCCCTCACCACCCCCAGGCCCTACAAGGAGGCCTTCCCCAACGAGAAGGCCCTGGCCATCATGCGCGAGGAACAGGAGAAAGGGCGGCATTTCGACCCCGCCCTCTTCGCCCTTTTCCTGGACAATCTGGACGGTTTCCTGAATATTCAGGCTGAATTCCAGGATTAG
- a CDS encoding Nramp family divalent metal transporter: MNLSKLFPSLTERHAPRFMALEIWKYIGPGLLVTVGFIDPGNWAANVAAGSDYGYRLLWMVTLSTVMLIVLQHNAAHLGIATGLCLSEGAAHHLSPCKARFVLSTAVLASVSTALAELLGGAIALRMLFGLPLWLGALLTLGVVSWMLFANSYRRIEKYIIGFVSLIGISFVFELSMVHIDWGQAVRGWVVPAFPEGSIPVIMSVLGAVVMPHNLFLHSEVIQSRQWNLDNDAIIHHQLKYEFLDTLVSMLIGWAINSSMILLAASAFYAAGASVTELEQAQNLLTPLVGGAAAVVFALALLFAGVASTVTAGMAGGAIFAGIFKEPYNIHDVHTRVGVGITLGLAYLIILVIPDPFKGLIFSQIALSIQLPFTILLQLYLTSSKKVMGKWANKPSTVAVLSVIAAVVIALNVLLLWDTLGGN; encoded by the coding sequence ATGAACCTCTCCAAGTTGTTCCCTTCCCTTACCGAACGCCACGCCCCGCGTTTCATGGCCCTGGAGATATGGAAATACATCGGCCCCGGGCTTCTGGTCACGGTGGGCTTCATCGATCCGGGCAACTGGGCCGCCAACGTGGCCGCCGGTTCGGACTACGGCTACAGGCTCCTGTGGATGGTCACGCTCTCCACGGTGATGCTCATCGTGCTCCAGCACAACGCGGCGCACCTGGGCATCGCCACGGGCCTGTGCCTCTCGGAGGGGGCCGCGCATCACCTGAGCCCCTGCAAGGCGCGCTTCGTGCTCTCCACGGCGGTGCTGGCCTCGGTGTCCACGGCCCTGGCCGAGCTTTTGGGCGGGGCCATCGCCTTGCGCATGCTCTTCGGGCTGCCCCTGTGGCTGGGGGCGCTGTTGACGCTTGGCGTGGTGAGCTGGATGCTCTTCGCCAACTCCTACCGGCGCATCGAGAAGTACATCATCGGGTTCGTCTCGCTCATCGGCATCTCGTTCGTGTTCGAGCTCTCCATGGTGCACATCGACTGGGGCCAGGCCGTGCGCGGCTGGGTGGTCCCCGCGTTCCCCGAGGGCTCCATCCCCGTGATCATGAGCGTGCTGGGCGCGGTGGTGATGCCCCACAACCTCTTTCTGCACTCCGAGGTGATCCAGAGCCGCCAGTGGAACCTGGACAACGACGCCATCATCCACCACCAGCTCAAGTACGAGTTCCTGGACACGCTGGTGTCCATGCTCATCGGCTGGGCCATCAACTCGTCCATGATCCTGCTGGCGGCCTCGGCCTTTTACGCGGCGGGCGCTTCGGTGACGGAGCTGGAGCAGGCCCAGAACCTGCTCACGCCCCTGGTGGGCGGCGCGGCGGCGGTGGTGTTCGCCCTGGCGCTGCTCTTCGCGGGCGTGGCCTCCACGGTGACGGCGGGCATGGCCGGGGGGGCCATCTTCGCGGGCATCTTCAAGGAGCCCTACAACATCCACGACGTGCACACCCGCGTGGGCGTGGGCATCACGTTGGGGCTGGCCTACCTGATCATCCTGGTGATCCCGGACCCGTTCAAGGGGCTCATCTTCTCGCAGATCGCGCTTTCGATCCAGCTGCCCTTCACCATCCTCCTGCAGCTCTACCTGACCAGCTCCAAGAAGGTGATGGGCAAGTGGGCCAACAAGCCCTCCACCGTGGCGGTGCTGAGCGTGATCGCGGCGGTGGTGATCGCGCTCAATGTGCTGCTGCTGTGGGATACGCTGGGAGGAAATTAA
- a CDS encoding ComEC/Rec2 family competence protein, whose product MAIEFLCNIWKVEHGSAAFVKTPNNKHVIFDAGRSDDFSPAEYLHKKGVGEIDVLFVSHPHNDHVEDLPNVMSLLKPLVRMKNSDCPDDLVYPGGKGNLKEPMKSWLKMEQTYTQPVTEKEKNWRIKESFGGVEFNAHCVAGDKLSKAAKNNLNNYSVVVTVQYRGILIVFPGDLEPDGWDAVLAHTDLSKHLEGNIKILIAPHHGRRSGIRRGEHIYDRFLKLMKPDLVIISDVWGNESTDPEAYRGYCAGLDVECGTTVEEKKVLTTKTNNCVSIQVENDNWKVKLF is encoded by the coding sequence ATGGCAATTGAATTTTTGTGTAACATTTGGAAGGTTGAGCACGGCAGTGCTGCATTTGTTAAGACGCCAAATAATAAGCATGTTATATTTGATGCTGGGAGAAGTGATGATTTTTCCCCGGCTGAGTACTTGCACAAGAAGGGGGTTGGTGAAATCGATGTTTTGTTTGTGAGTCATCCTCATAACGATCATGTTGAAGATCTTCCCAATGTTATGTCGTTGCTGAAGCCTCTGGTTCGAATGAAAAATAGTGATTGTCCGGATGACCTCGTTTATCCGGGTGGAAAGGGTAATCTTAAGGAGCCGATGAAGTCTTGGCTAAAGATGGAGCAGACTTATACGCAACCAGTCACTGAAAAAGAGAAAAACTGGCGCATAAAAGAATCGTTTGGTGGTGTCGAATTTAATGCACATTGTGTTGCTGGAGACAAGCTCTCTAAAGCTGCGAAAAATAACCTGAACAATTATAGCGTTGTTGTTACGGTGCAGTATCGAGGAATTCTTATTGTGTTTCCTGGGGATCTTGAACCAGATGGATGGGATGCGGTGCTTGCTCATACAGATTTGTCAAAACACTTGGAGGGAAATATCAAGATATTGATCGCCCCACATCATGGAAGGCGATCTGGTATAAGAAGGGGTGAGCATATTTATGATCGTTTTTTGAAGTTGATGAAACCAGATTTGGTAATCATTTCTGATGTTTGGGGAAATGAGTCTACCGATCCAGAGGCGTACAGGGGTTACTGTGCTGGGCTGGATGTTGAGTGTGGAACGACTGTTGAAGAGAAAAAGGTTTTGACTACGAAAACGAATAACTGCGTTAGTATCCAGGTGGAGAATGATAATTGGAAGGTCAAACTGTTTTAA
- the uvrA gene encoding excinuclease ABC subunit UvrA — protein MSDHKVIRIEGARQHNLKNISLDIPRDQLVVICGPSGSGKSTLAFDIVYAEGQRRYVESLSAYARQFLPQMDKPQVDLIEGLSPAISLEQQSATRNPRSTVGTVTEIYDFLRVFFARLGTPHCPKCGQPIAVQTTDQIVDDILALPEGTKFLLLAPLAEHQKGTHAERLKKLKSQGFARVRINGEVTPLDPLPELDKNKRHTLELVVDRLVARPDNRKRLADSVELALAQGGERLIVHDMDKARDRPFSTTSVCAACKVSVPPPSPQLFSFNSPQGACPTCAGLGSVEYFEPDLLAPNKGLSLEQGAILPWKNERILARYREQLAGLGKRHGFALSTPLKDYSPKAWDALFHGDPDLGWKGVTALMEMGQALGATWRDELSRFRQNRPCPVCQGARLRPESLAVRVDDMNIFDFCSLPIERARAWMDARAFAGARAVIAEPLVKELSHRLGFLSGVGLDYLSLGRNMSTLSGGEAQRIRLAGQLGSGLVGVTYVLDEPSIGLHPRDNERLLGTLRMLQRRGNTVLVVEHDEATIESADHVIELGPGSGLLGGEIVHQGDVKSLLESETLTGRYLRGDLSIARPEKRREPKGHLRLKGARANNLKNLDVSFPLGCLTCVTGPSGSGKSSLVVDTLYKHLALSQGIKVDLPGPVDGFEGAQLIEKIVSIDQTPIGRTPRSNPATYTKIFDEIRDIFAATSDAKKRGYKPGRFSFNVRGGRCEACQGDGVITVEMHFLPDIHVTCEVCGGRRYNRETLEVRHKGLSIADVLDLPVLEARRLFENFPPLARRLEILEQVGLEYVRLGQPATTLSGGEAQRIKISRELGKRSLPGTLYILDEPTTGLHMHEVGKLIQVLHQLVDRGASVVVIEHNTEVILSSDHVIDLGPGGGEYGGRIVSQGTPERIMADPESVTGRFLTP, from the coding sequence ATGAGCGATCACAAAGTCATCCGCATCGAGGGCGCGCGCCAGCACAACCTCAAGAATATCTCCCTGGACATCCCCCGCGACCAGCTGGTGGTCATTTGCGGGCCTTCGGGCTCGGGCAAGTCCACCCTGGCCTTCGACATCGTGTACGCCGAGGGGCAGCGCCGCTACGTGGAATCCCTCTCCGCCTACGCGCGGCAGTTCCTGCCCCAGATGGACAAGCCCCAGGTGGACCTCATCGAGGGCCTCTCCCCGGCCATCTCGCTGGAGCAGCAGTCCGCCACGCGCAACCCCCGCTCCACCGTGGGCACGGTCACCGAAATCTACGACTTCCTGCGCGTGTTCTTCGCCCGCCTGGGCACGCCCCACTGCCCCAAGTGCGGCCAGCCCATCGCCGTGCAGACCACCGACCAGATCGTGGACGACATCCTGGCCCTGCCCGAGGGCACTAAGTTCCTCCTGCTGGCCCCCCTGGCGGAACACCAGAAGGGCACCCACGCCGAACGCCTCAAGAAGCTGAAATCACAGGGCTTCGCCCGCGTGAGGATCAACGGCGAGGTCACGCCCCTGGACCCCCTGCCCGAGCTGGACAAGAACAAGCGCCACACCCTGGAGCTGGTGGTGGACCGCCTCGTGGCGCGCCCCGACAACCGCAAGCGCCTGGCCGACTCCGTGGAGCTGGCCCTGGCCCAGGGCGGCGAACGCCTCATCGTCCACGACATGGACAAGGCCCGGGACCGCCCCTTCTCCACCACCTCGGTCTGCGCGGCCTGCAAGGTGAGCGTGCCCCCGCCCTCGCCCCAGCTCTTCTCCTTCAACAGCCCCCAGGGCGCATGCCCCACCTGCGCGGGCCTGGGCAGCGTGGAATACTTCGAGCCCGACCTCCTGGCCCCCAACAAGGGCCTCTCCCTGGAGCAGGGGGCCATCCTGCCCTGGAAGAACGAGCGCATCCTGGCGCGCTACCGCGAACAGCTCGCGGGGCTGGGCAAGCGCCACGGCTTCGCCCTCTCCACGCCCCTCAAGGACTACTCCCCCAAGGCCTGGGACGCTCTCTTCCACGGCGACCCGGACCTGGGCTGGAAGGGCGTGACCGCCCTCATGGAGATGGGCCAGGCCCTGGGAGCCACCTGGCGCGACGAGCTCTCGCGCTTCCGCCAGAACAGGCCCTGCCCCGTCTGCCAGGGCGCGCGCCTGCGCCCTGAAAGCCTGGCCGTGCGCGTCGACGACATGAACATCTTCGATTTCTGCTCGCTGCCCATCGAGCGCGCCCGGGCCTGGATGGACGCCCGCGCCTTCGCCGGAGCCAGGGCCGTGATCGCGGAGCCCCTGGTGAAGGAGCTCTCCCATCGCCTGGGCTTCCTCTCGGGCGTGGGGCTGGACTACCTGAGCCTGGGGCGCAACATGTCCACGCTCTCGGGCGGCGAGGCCCAGCGCATCCGCCTTGCGGGACAGCTGGGCTCGGGGCTGGTGGGCGTCACCTACGTGCTGGACGAGCCCTCCATCGGCCTGCACCCGCGCGACAACGAGCGCCTCCTGGGCACGCTGCGCATGCTCCAGCGGCGCGGCAACACCGTGCTCGTGGTGGAGCACGACGAGGCCACCATCGAAAGCGCCGACCACGTGATCGAACTGGGTCCCGGCTCCGGGCTCCTGGGCGGGGAGATCGTGCACCAGGGCGACGTGAAGAGCCTCCTGGAATCCGAGACGCTCACCGGACGCTACCTGCGCGGCGACCTCTCCATCGCCCGCCCCGAAAAGCGACGCGAGCCCAAGGGGCATCTCCGGCTCAAGGGGGCGCGCGCCAACAACCTGAAGAACCTGGACGTGTCCTTTCCCCTGGGCTGTCTCACCTGCGTCACGGGGCCTTCCGGCTCGGGCAAGAGCTCCCTGGTGGTGGACACCCTCTACAAGCATCTGGCCCTGTCCCAGGGCATCAAGGTGGACCTGCCCGGCCCCGTGGACGGCTTCGAGGGCGCGCAACTCATCGAGAAGATCGTCTCCATTGACCAGACGCCCATCGGGCGCACGCCGCGCTCCAACCCGGCCACCTACACCAAGATCTTCGACGAGATCCGCGACATCTTCGCCGCCACCTCCGACGCCAAAAAGCGCGGCTACAAGCCCGGGCGCTTCAGCTTCAACGTGCGCGGCGGACGCTGCGAGGCCTGCCAGGGCGACGGCGTGATCACCGTGGAGATGCACTTCCTGCCCGACATCCACGTGACCTGCGAGGTCTGCGGCGGCAGGCGCTACAACCGCGAGACCCTGGAGGTGCGCCACAAGGGGCTCTCCATCGCCGACGTGCTGGACCTGCCCGTGCTGGAGGCGCGCAGGCTCTTCGAGAACTTCCCGCCCCTGGCGAGGCGGCTCGAAATCCTGGAGCAGGTGGGCCTGGAATACGTGCGCCTGGGCCAACCCGCCACCACGCTCTCGGGCGGCGAGGCCCAGCGCATCAAGATCTCGCGGGAGCTGGGCAAGCGCAGCCTGCCGGGAACGCTCTACATCCTGGACGAGCCCACCACGGGCCTGCACATGCACGAGGTGGGCAAGCTCATCCAGGTGCTCCACCAGTTGGTGGACCGGGGGGCCAGCGTGGTGGTGATCGAGCACAACACCGAGGTGATCCTCTCCTCCGACCACGTGATCGACCTGGGCCCCGGCGGCGGCGAATACGGCGGGCGCATCGTCTCCCAGGGCACGCCGGAACGCATCATGGCCGACCCCGAATCCGTGACCGGGCGGTTTCTGACGCCGTAG
- a CDS encoding tetratricopeptide repeat protein, translating into MTDYPAILGVFSLRRNEEVGTGATQARHDQLTYWYARQLSPDVVEIQPLNVYHVPSGIKKLCPLDEFLRSYTPEPRYYEANTVPALNSLRAKIDQGEKFFSMGLLDDAEKAFLKALMIDEMSVPANYGLGDVYSEQKDFQKLRRVLTVLMGLDDAFSVEYRQKLNTFGVNLRKQGFFDESIAFFNKALELRKDDENIYFNLARVHFDKGEIEKCIGILNIATTLNPEFVEARKFMRYCERMTTQ; encoded by the coding sequence ATGACGGATTATCCTGCGATTCTCGGCGTGTTTTCCCTGCGTCGCAACGAGGAGGTGGGCACGGGCGCGACCCAGGCCCGGCACGACCAGCTCACCTACTGGTACGCCAGACAGCTGAGCCCCGACGTGGTGGAGATACAACCCCTCAACGTCTACCACGTGCCCTCGGGCATCAAGAAGCTCTGTCCGCTCGACGAGTTCCTGCGCTCCTACACCCCGGAGCCCCGCTATTACGAGGCCAACACCGTGCCCGCGCTCAACTCGCTGCGGGCCAAGATCGACCAGGGCGAGAAGTTCTTCTCCATGGGCCTCCTGGACGACGCCGAAAAGGCCTTCCTCAAGGCTTTGATGATCGACGAGATGAGCGTGCCCGCCAACTACGGCCTGGGCGACGTGTACTCCGAGCAGAAGGATTTCCAGAAGCTGCGCCGCGTGCTCACGGTGCTCATGGGCCTGGACGACGCATTTTCCGTGGAATACCGCCAGAAACTCAACACCTTCGGGGTGAACCTGCGCAAGCAGGGCTTCTTCGACGAGTCCATCGCCTTCTTCAACAAGGCCCTGGAGCTGCGCAAGGACGACGAGAACATCTATTTCAACCTGGCCCGCGTGCATTTCGACAAGGGCGAGATCGAAAAGTGCATCGGCATCCTGAACATCGCCACCACGCTCAATCCCGAATTCGTGGAGGCGCGGAAGTTCATGCGCTATTGCGAGCGCATGACCACGCAGTAG
- a CDS encoding PAS domain S-box protein, protein MRLRLPDSVRLNLLLVVLAGVLPMTAVVLLAGWERRGLELDHAAQATAILAEYYAAQQENETLRIKTVLARLATLPEVRSLSAGEATPILRQALAVNPSYVNFALLDVAGNAVASALPFTSQNLSNRREFVDATRTGDFAVGEYAVGRVSGVQVLPFAQPVQGEAGYLLGVLIATLRLQDLAPAFEKAMLPEQSFVGLTDAKGLRLYRFPASEQMPLGVPIALNIWERIRGMGRDANFLDAGTGGRRFVYALRRLSLKPGQEPYLNLFVGVPEESLFTRADAVTRTYLAWLALSLLLSGSLAWLVARYGIHQRVARLVQVAGRLGAGEYSARSGLTESQGALGRLAGSLDHMAQALERDAAERLQSQQALEAEIHRRKALLDLSCDGIIVVDDRLNLVEANARFASMLSYARGEVQGAPLERFEAGLDQEAIRRTFDAVQGGRAVFETVFRRRDGALLDMEVSASGATVEGQRLVLAVIRDVSERKQAQAALRESEERYALALRGANDGVWDLDLRTGRVYFSARWKEIVGLAGHERDEMDLWRARIHPDDLERVQQALEGCARGETSSFEIEHRLRHQDGSWRWVLGRGASLRDGSGLVIRMAGALTDVSERRRMMELMLQTEKMMSVGGLAAGMAHEINNPLGGIIQSVQVLQARLGKDTPTNRSAASEAGGSLESVHGFCARRQVPELLGSIGESAVRATRIVQDMLDFCRQGADPSPGDVAAVLDQALALCAKDYDLKKRYDFRHIRIERDYEPGLPPAACVEGQLAQVFMNILRNAAQAMSDGQPEGRVPSIVLRTRSEPGGVRVEIEDNGPGMAEAVRRKVFEPFFTTKPPGVGTGLGLSVSYFIVSTNHGGTLEVESAPGAGSRFIVRLPWFDSSRHVTVQDRTF, encoded by the coding sequence ATGAGGTTGCGCCTGCCAGATTCTGTCCGGCTCAATCTGTTGCTCGTCGTGCTCGCGGGGGTGCTGCCCATGACGGCGGTGGTGCTCCTCGCCGGGTGGGAGCGCCGGGGGCTGGAGCTGGACCACGCCGCCCAGGCCACCGCCATCCTGGCCGAATACTACGCCGCCCAGCAGGAAAACGAGACCCTTCGCATCAAGACGGTTCTCGCGCGGCTCGCGACCCTGCCGGAGGTGCGCTCGCTCTCCGCGGGGGAGGCCACGCCGATTCTGCGCCAGGCCCTCGCGGTCAATCCCAGCTACGTGAACTTCGCCCTGCTGGACGTGGCCGGCAACGCCGTGGCCTCGGCCCTGCCCTTCACCAGCCAGAACCTCTCCAACCGCCGGGAGTTCGTGGACGCCACGCGCACGGGGGATTTCGCCGTGGGCGAATACGCGGTGGGGCGGGTCAGCGGGGTGCAGGTGCTTCCCTTCGCCCAGCCCGTGCAGGGCGAGGCGGGCTACCTGCTGGGCGTGCTCATCGCCACCCTGCGCCTGCAGGATCTGGCCCCAGCGTTCGAGAAGGCCATGCTCCCGGAGCAATCCTTCGTGGGCCTGACGGACGCCAAAGGCCTGCGCCTCTACCGCTTTCCAGCCAGCGAACAGATGCCCCTGGGCGTGCCCATCGCCCTGAACATCTGGGAGCGCATCCGTGGAATGGGACGCGATGCGAATTTCCTGGACGCGGGCACGGGCGGGCGGCGCTTCGTGTACGCCTTGCGCCGCCTGAGCCTCAAGCCCGGGCAGGAGCCGTACCTGAACCTTTTCGTGGGCGTTCCGGAGGAGTCTCTTTTCACCCGGGCCGACGCCGTGACGCGAACCTATCTGGCCTGGCTGGCGTTGTCGCTGCTGCTCTCCGGGAGCCTGGCGTGGCTGGTGGCCCGCTACGGCATCCATCAGCGGGTGGCCAGGCTGGTGCAGGTGGCGGGACGCCTGGGCGCGGGGGAATATTCCGCGCGCTCGGGGCTCACGGAGAGCCAGGGCGCGCTGGGCAGGCTGGCGGGCTCCCTGGACCACATGGCCCAGGCCCTGGAGCGCGACGCGGCCGAGCGCCTGCAGTCCCAACAGGCCCTGGAAGCCGAGATCCACCGCCGCAAGGCCCTGCTGGACCTGAGCTGCGACGGCATCATCGTGGTGGACGATCGCCTGAATCTGGTGGAGGCCAACGCGCGCTTCGCGTCCATGCTCTCCTATGCGCGGGGCGAAGTGCAGGGCGCGCCCCTGGAACGCTTCGAGGCGGGCCTGGACCAGGAGGCCATCCGGCGCACGTTCGATGCCGTGCAGGGAGGCCGGGCCGTGTTCGAAACGGTGTTCCGGCGCAGGGACGGCGCCTTGCTGGACATGGAGGTCAGCGCCAGCGGGGCCACGGTGGAAGGGCAGCGCCTGGTTCTCGCGGTGATCCGCGACGTGAGCGAGCGCAAGCAGGCCCAGGCCGCCCTGCGCGAGAGCGAGGAACGCTACGCCCTGGCCCTGCGTGGGGCCAACGACGGCGTCTGGGACCTGGACCTGCGCACCGGGCGGGTCTACTTCTCGGCGCGCTGGAAGGAGATCGTGGGCCTCGCCGGGCACGAGCGCGACGAGATGGACCTCTGGCGCGCCCGCATCCACCCCGACGACCTGGAGCGCGTGCAGCAGGCCCTGGAGGGCTGCGCCAGGGGCGAGACGTCCAGCTTCGAGATCGAGCACCGCCTGCGCCACCAGGATGGATCCTGGCGCTGGGTGCTGGGGCGCGGGGCCTCCCTGCGCGACGGATCGGGCCTCGTGATCCGCATGGCCGGGGCGCTCACCGACGTGAGCGAGCGTCGGCGCATGATGGAACTGATGCTCCAGACCGAAAAGATGATGAGCGTCGGCGGCCTGGCCGCGGGCATGGCCCATGAGATCAACAACCCCCTGGGCGGCATCATCCAGAGCGTGCAGGTGCTCCAGGCCCGCCTGGGCAAGGACACCCCGACAAACCGGAGCGCCGCCAGCGAAGCGGGAGGCTCCCTGGAGAGCGTGCACGGCTTCTGCGCGCGCCGCCAGGTGCCCGAGCTGCTGGGCTCCATCGGGGAGTCGGCCGTGCGCGCCACCAGGATCGTCCAGGACATGCTGGACTTCTGCCGCCAGGGGGCGGATCCCTCCCCGGGCGACGTGGCCGCCGTGCTCGACCAGGCGCTGGCCCTGTGCGCCAAGGACTACGACCTCAAGAAACGCTACGACTTCCGACACATCCGCATCGAACGCGATTACGAACCCGGCCTGCCTCCGGCGGCCTGCGTGGAGGGCCAGCTGGCCCAGGTGTTCATGAACATCCTGCGCAACGCGGCCCAGGCCATGAGCGACGGCCAGCCGGAAGGCCGCGTCCCCTCTATCGTGCTGCGCACCCGCTCGGAGCCGGGCGGCGTGCGCGTGGAGATCGAGGACAACGGTCCCGGCATGGCCGAGGCCGTCCGGCGCAAGGTGTTCGAGCCCTTCTTCACCACCAAACCCCCGGGCGTGGGCACGGGGCTGGGGCTCTCGGTGTCCTACTTCATCGTCAGCACCAACCACGGGGGCACGCTGGAGGTGGAGAGCGCCCCGGGAGCGGGCTCGCGCTTCATCGTCCGGCTGCCCTGGTTCGACAGCTCCCGCCACGTCACGGTCCAGGATCGCACGTTCTGA
- a CDS encoding LrgB family protein, giving the protein MRQLTVPLLVAATLAAYVLVRWLAMRRPHPLFNVVVLSAALVACLLLATGTPLSDYAPAKDLMTFLLGPATVGLAVPLYRHRTLLRLYALPILASVAAGAATAMLCAGAIARLGGMPREVVMSILPKGVSIPFAVEIARLYDGVPPLAAAFVVATGTLGALVGAPFLTRAGVEDPVARGLALGTVSHAQGTAAALQEGEAQGSMAGLAMILAGVFTALFAPLAVWLLG; this is encoded by the coding sequence GTGCGACAGCTGACCGTGCCGCTCCTGGTGGCGGCCACCCTGGCGGCCTACGTGCTGGTGCGCTGGCTGGCCATGCGCCGTCCGCACCCGCTCTTCAACGTGGTGGTGCTCTCCGCGGCCCTGGTGGCCTGCCTGCTCCTGGCCACGGGCACGCCCCTGAGCGACTACGCCCCGGCCAAGGACCTCATGACCTTCCTGCTTGGCCCCGCCACCGTGGGGCTGGCCGTGCCCCTCTACCGCCACAGGACGCTCCTGCGGCTCTACGCCCTGCCCATCCTGGCCAGCGTGGCCGCCGGGGCCGCCACGGCCATGCTTTGCGCCGGGGCCATCGCCCGCCTGGGCGGGATGCCGCGCGAGGTGGTGATGTCCATCCTGCCCAAGGGGGTGTCCATCCCCTTCGCCGTGGAGATCGCCCGGCTCTACGACGGCGTTCCGCCCCTGGCGGCGGCCTTCGTGGTGGCCACGGGCACCCTGGGGGCGCTGGTGGGCGCGCCCTTCCTGACGCGCGCGGGCGTGGAGGACCCGGTGGCCCGGGGCCTGGCCCTGGGCACGGTGTCCCACGCCCAGGGCACGGCGGCGGCCCTGCAGGAGGGCGAGGCCCAGGGGTCCATGGCCGGGCTGGCCATGATCCTGGCGGGCGTGTTCACGGCGCTCTTCGCCCCCCTGGCCGTCTGGCTGCTGGGCTGA